One Streptomyces sp. NBC_01217 genomic region harbors:
- a CDS encoding carbohydrate ABC transporter permease: protein MTTASTADTDTTATAGTGAVKAEQSLGSRIAARAGGGVMRAFLILVGLFWLMPTIGLLLSSLRGADDIAATGWWKIFTAPSQITFDNYSRLLDNSTITHSLLSTVMITVPATVLVVVIGSLAGYAFAWMEFPGRDWWFLLVVGLLVVPVQVALVPVSKLFGAVGIFETTFGVIIFHTAFGLPFAIFLLRNFFAEIPRELLEAARLDGAGEIRLFTRVVMPLGGPAIASLGIFQFLWVWNDMLVALIFADSDSPPITVALQQQVRQFGNNIDVLAPGAFVSMVIPLAVFFAFQRQFVSGVMAGAVK, encoded by the coding sequence ATGACGACAGCGTCGACCGCGGACACGGACACGACCGCGACAGCCGGAACCGGAGCGGTGAAGGCCGAGCAGTCCCTCGGTTCGCGCATCGCCGCCCGCGCGGGCGGCGGTGTGATGCGGGCCTTCCTCATCCTGGTGGGCCTGTTCTGGCTGATGCCGACCATCGGGCTGCTGCTGTCCTCGCTGCGCGGCGCGGACGACATCGCGGCGACCGGCTGGTGGAAGATCTTCACGGCCCCGTCCCAGATCACCTTCGACAACTACTCACGCCTGCTGGACAATTCGACCATCACCCACTCCCTCCTCAGCACGGTCATGATCACCGTCCCGGCGACCGTCCTGGTCGTCGTGATCGGTTCACTGGCCGGATACGCCTTCGCCTGGATGGAGTTCCCCGGCCGCGACTGGTGGTTCCTGTTGGTCGTGGGGCTGTTGGTGGTGCCGGTGCAGGTCGCACTGGTCCCGGTCTCCAAGCTCTTCGGCGCGGTGGGGATCTTCGAGACGACCTTCGGCGTGATCATCTTCCACACGGCCTTCGGGCTGCCCTTCGCGATCTTCCTGCTGCGGAACTTCTTCGCGGAGATCCCGAGGGAACTGCTGGAGGCGGCCCGGCTCGACGGGGCGGGCGAGATCCGGCTCTTCACCCGGGTCGTGATGCCCCTGGGCGGTCCGGCGATCGCCTCGCTGGGGATCTTCCAGTTCCTCTGGGTGTGGAACGACATGCTGGTCGCGCTGATCTTCGCGGACTCCGACTCCCCGCCGATCACGGTGGCCCTGCAGCAGCAGGTACGGCAGTTCGGCAACAACATCGATGTGCTGGCGCCCGGCGCCTTCGTGTCGATGGTGATTCCGCTCGCGGTCTTCTTCGCCTTCCAGCGTCAGTTCGTCTCCGGGGTGATGGCGGGCGCGGTGAAGTAG
- a CDS encoding bifunctional glycosyltransferase/CDP-glycerol:glycerophosphate glycerophosphotransferase, which translates to MPRLSVIIPVRRARGQLRECLESVLTQSFTDIEVIGVDDGAPDGSGLLFDEFAARDGRVQAIHLPPGAGQDGRRNAGAERAVGDYLLFLEGNFVHLPGALRAVADRLEATGDPELLLFGHHRRPFRGRPRPTRSLELLGELPEGRLTLTGHPALLDIAPVSWNRAVRRTLHEGEKLTFGPGRHGERMYALQTLAAAESVAVLPTPCVEHRSRRSLPVPADATEPADGSTPHELVDAFAALMQFVRDRPLLHPVQPLLFERAVQELLAGYPSVTRRRRRYVRSVAAFHRAHRPEGHRFPGGAKGLRPKLIGGGRYALLGALDAVLALRRGLRAAPGAVRARARRTLAPRYYWWQRRLPLDPGLAVYAAYWNRGVSCNPEAIFRKAQELAPRVRGVWVVSRNQVDTVPKGIDHVVPGTRRYWQALARATYFFNNVNFPDHLVKRPGQIHVMTHHGTPLKIMGLDQQDHPAAAQGLNFDRLLQRVDRWDWSVSANPHSTEVWARAYPGAARSLESGYPRNDVFATATDGRIARIREDLGIRPGQRAVLYAPTHRDYEAAFTSRLDLVRLCEALGPDTVVLVRAHYFYEGAGLPEHPSLVDVCAHPRIEELCLAADALVTDYSSVMFDYAHLDRPIVVHAPDWETYRTVRGVCFDLLSGKPGDTPGAVSTDTEELARIFLDGSWRSPANDALRAAFRARFCPYDDGRAAERVVRQVLLGKSAVPGPSGGVSSAAGRA; encoded by the coding sequence ATGCCCCGGCTGAGTGTCATCATCCCCGTCCGCCGCGCCCGAGGACAGCTGCGCGAGTGCCTGGAGTCGGTGCTCACCCAGTCGTTCACGGACATCGAGGTGATCGGGGTCGACGACGGCGCTCCGGACGGTTCGGGGCTGCTGTTCGACGAGTTCGCCGCACGGGACGGGCGGGTGCAGGCCATTCATCTGCCGCCGGGGGCCGGCCAGGACGGTCGGCGCAACGCCGGGGCCGAGCGTGCCGTCGGGGACTATCTCCTCTTCCTGGAGGGCAACTTCGTTCATCTGCCGGGCGCCCTGCGGGCCGTCGCCGACCGGCTGGAGGCCACCGGTGACCCCGAACTGCTGCTGTTCGGCCATCACCGGCGCCCGTTCCGGGGCCGCCCCCGCCCGACCCGGTCGCTGGAGCTGCTCGGCGAACTGCCCGAGGGGCGGCTCACCCTGACCGGGCACCCCGCACTCCTGGACATCGCACCGGTCTCCTGGAACCGCGCCGTACGCCGCACCCTCCACGAGGGCGAGAAGCTGACCTTCGGACCTGGTCGGCACGGAGAGCGGATGTACGCGCTCCAGACCCTCGCCGCGGCCGAGTCCGTCGCCGTGCTCCCGACCCCTTGCGTCGAGCACCGCAGCCGACGCAGTCTGCCCGTTCCGGCCGACGCCACGGAACCCGCCGACGGCTCCACGCCGCACGAGCTGGTCGACGCGTTCGCCGCTCTGATGCAGTTCGTACGGGACCGGCCGCTCCTGCACCCCGTACAGCCCCTGCTCTTCGAACGGGCAGTCCAGGAACTCCTCGCCGGATACCCGTCGGTGACCCGGCGGCGCAGGCGCTACGTACGGTCCGTCGCGGCGTTCCACCGTGCGCACCGGCCCGAGGGGCACCGCTTCCCGGGCGGCGCCAAGGGGCTGCGGCCGAAGCTGATCGGCGGTGGCCGGTACGCCCTGCTCGGCGCCCTCGATGCCGTCCTGGCGCTGCGCCGGGGCCTGCGGGCGGCGCCCGGCGCGGTGCGGGCGCGGGCCAGGCGCACGCTCGCGCCGCGCTACTACTGGTGGCAGCGCAGGCTGCCGCTGGACCCCGGGCTCGCCGTCTACGCCGCGTACTGGAACCGTGGCGTGAGCTGCAATCCGGAGGCGATCTTCCGCAAGGCCCAGGAGCTGGCCCCGCGGGTGCGCGGGGTGTGGGTGGTGTCGAGGAACCAGGTGGACACGGTGCCCAAGGGCATCGACCACGTGGTGCCGGGAACCCGCCGCTACTGGCAGGCGCTGGCCCGGGCCACGTACTTCTTCAACAACGTCAACTTCCCCGACCACCTGGTCAAGCGCCCCGGCCAGATCCATGTGATGACCCATCACGGCACCCCGCTGAAGATCATGGGGCTCGACCAGCAGGACCATCCGGCAGCCGCCCAGGGGCTGAACTTCGACCGGCTGCTCCAGCGCGTCGACCGGTGGGACTGGAGCGTCTCCGCCAATCCGCACTCCACCGAGGTGTGGGCCCGTGCCTATCCGGGCGCCGCGCGGTCCCTCGAATCGGGCTATCCGCGCAATGACGTCTTCGCGACGGCGACGGACGGGCGGATCGCACGGATCCGCGAGGATCTCGGCATCCGGCCCGGTCAGCGCGCCGTCCTGTACGCGCCGACGCACCGCGACTACGAGGCGGCGTTCACCAGCCGGCTCGATCTGGTCCGGCTCTGCGAGGCGCTCGGCCCGGACACCGTGGTGCTGGTCCGCGCCCACTACTTCTACGAGGGTGCCGGGCTGCCGGAGCACCCTTCGCTCGTCGACGTCTGCGCCCATCCGCGGATCGAGGAGCTGTGCCTGGCGGCGGACGCGCTGGTGACGGACTACTCATCGGTGATGTTCGACTACGCGCACCTGGACCGCCCGATCGTGGTGCACGCCCCCGACTGGGAGACGTACCGCACGGTCCGCGGGGTCTGCTTCGACCTGCTGTCCGGGAAGCCCGGCGACACCCCCGGGGCGGTCTCCACGGATACGGAGGAGCTGGCCCGGATCTTCCTCGACGGCAGCTGGCGGAGCCCGGCGAACGATGCGCTGCGGGCCGCGTTCCGCGCCCGGTTCTGTCCGTACGACGACGGGCGCGCGGCGGAGCGGGTGGTCCGGCAGGTGCTGCTGGGGAAGAGCGCGGTGCCGGGCCCGTCCGGCGGCGTGTCCTCGGCCGCCGGACGGGCTTGA
- a CDS encoding bifunctional glycosyltransferase/CDP-glycerol:glycerophosphate glycerophosphotransferase, with protein MPRFSVIVPAYRVQAYLHESLDSVLAQSFEDFEIIAVNDCSPDACGAVIDEFAARDHRVRAVHLPENVGLGRARNAGIAQATGDYLIFLDSDDTLAPGALRAVADRIEETGEPDVVVYDYARTYWTGESVRNSFAEHLSETGPATFTLAGRPGLLKVLMVVWNKAYRRAFVETEGFVFPPGYYEDTPWTYPVLMAARSIAVLDRVCVGYRQRRQGNILATTSRKHFDIFEQYDRVFAFIEARPELAPWRPVIFRRMLDHFCTLFTAPGRLPRGSRAEFFRRARAHHGRYRAPGAPAPRRARLRHGLIRLGAHRTYRALWTAQLAHGRLRRTAAAVRRVLRAATLQAYYRIQLRLPVRTDRAVFAAYWHRGYACNPAAIEAKARELVPGLRTAWICRPEDAHTVPAATRRITPGTYAYWRALARSKYLVNNVNFDRRLVKRRGQVLLQTHHGTPLKTMGLDLQDRPAAARGMDFGRLLANVDKWDYSLSANQHSTLVWEKAYPPASANCVTLEYGYPRNDVYQRATADDVARLRKSLGIPEGTLALLYAPTHRDYRRDRHPQLDLAHMLRVLGPGFVILTRAHYSYGAVPLHEPHPRLIDVSGHPCVEALALASDALITDYSSLMFDYANLDRPVVIHCGDREAYEAARGTYFDLHSCPPGPTAHSQDALLDIFVTGHWRGSRSDRLRKAFRERFCPYDDGHAAERVVRRVFLGDTSARPPALPLAGRRPAPAADNPAPVPVPAPATAAVPAGRHAPPGLGLAGARPANRP; from the coding sequence GTGCCCCGGTTCAGTGTCATCGTGCCCGCGTACCGGGTTCAGGCGTATCTGCACGAGAGCCTGGACTCGGTGCTGGCCCAGTCCTTCGAGGACTTCGAGATCATCGCGGTGAACGACTGCTCGCCCGATGCCTGCGGCGCCGTCATCGACGAGTTCGCCGCCCGCGACCACCGGGTACGGGCCGTGCACCTGCCGGAGAACGTGGGCCTGGGCCGGGCCCGTAACGCCGGGATCGCACAGGCCACCGGCGACTACCTGATCTTCCTGGACAGCGACGACACCCTCGCCCCCGGCGCGCTGCGGGCCGTCGCCGACCGGATCGAGGAGACCGGCGAACCGGACGTCGTGGTCTACGACTACGCCCGTACGTACTGGACCGGCGAGAGCGTACGCAACAGCTTCGCCGAGCACCTCTCCGAGACCGGCCCCGCCACCTTCACGCTCGCCGGCCGGCCCGGGCTGCTGAAGGTCCTGATGGTCGTCTGGAACAAGGCGTACCGCCGCGCCTTCGTCGAAACCGAGGGGTTCGTCTTCCCGCCCGGCTACTACGAGGACACGCCCTGGACCTACCCGGTGCTGATGGCCGCCCGCTCCATCGCGGTCCTCGACCGGGTGTGCGTCGGCTACCGGCAGCGGCGCCAGGGCAACATCCTGGCCACCACCAGCCGCAAGCACTTCGACATCTTCGAACAGTACGACCGGGTCTTCGCGTTCATCGAGGCCCGCCCCGAACTCGCGCCCTGGCGGCCGGTGATCTTCCGCAGGATGCTCGACCACTTCTGCACCCTGTTCACCGCCCCGGGCCGGCTGCCGCGCGGCAGCCGCGCCGAGTTCTTCCGCCGCGCCCGCGCCCACCACGGCCGCTACCGCGCCCCGGGCGCCCCCGCCCCGCGCCGCGCCCGGCTGCGCCACGGCCTGATCCGGCTGGGCGCGCACCGCACCTACCGCGCGCTGTGGACCGCGCAGCTGGCGCACGGCAGGCTGCGCAGGACCGCGGCGGCCGTTCGCCGGGTGCTGCGGGCCGCCACGCTCCAGGCGTACTACCGCATCCAGCTGCGGCTGCCCGTCCGGACGGACCGGGCTGTGTTCGCCGCGTACTGGCACCGCGGCTACGCCTGCAATCCGGCGGCGATCGAGGCGAAGGCCCGTGAACTTGTCCCCGGCCTGCGGACCGCCTGGATCTGCCGACCCGAGGACGCCCACACCGTGCCCGCCGCGACGCGCAGGATCACCCCGGGAACGTACGCCTACTGGCGGGCGCTGGCCCGGTCCAAGTACCTGGTGAACAACGTCAACTTCGACCGGCGGCTGGTCAAGCGGCGCGGCCAGGTACTGCTCCAGACCCACCACGGCACCCCCCTGAAGACCATGGGCCTCGACCTCCAGGACCGTCCCGCGGCGGCCCGCGGGATGGACTTCGGCCGGCTGCTCGCCAATGTCGACAAGTGGGACTACTCCCTCTCCGCGAACCAGCACTCCACCCTCGTCTGGGAGAAGGCCTATCCCCCGGCCTCGGCGAACTGCGTGACGCTGGAGTACGGGTATCCGCGCAACGACGTCTACCAGCGGGCCACCGCCGACGACGTGGCACGGCTGCGCAAGTCCCTCGGCATCCCCGAGGGCACCCTGGCCCTGCTGTACGCGCCCACGCACCGCGACTACCGGCGCGACAGGCACCCCCAGCTGGACCTGGCGCACATGCTGCGGGTCCTCGGTCCCGGCTTCGTGATCCTGACCCGCGCGCACTACTCGTACGGGGCCGTGCCCCTCCACGAGCCGCACCCGCGGCTCATCGACGTCAGCGGCCACCCCTGCGTCGAGGCGCTCGCGCTCGCCTCGGACGCGCTGATCACGGACTACTCGTCGCTGATGTTCGACTACGCCAATCTGGACCGCCCCGTCGTCATCCACTGCGGCGACCGCGAGGCGTATGAAGCGGCCCGCGGCACCTACTTCGACCTGCACTCCTGCCCGCCCGGTCCGACCGCGCACAGCCAGGACGCACTGCTGGACATCTTCGTGACCGGCCACTGGCGGGGCTCCCGCTCCGACCGGCTGCGCAAGGCGTTCCGGGAGCGCTTCTGCCCTTACGACGACGGGCACGCGGCTGAGCGGGTGGTGCGCCGGGTCTTCCTGGGCGACACATCCGCCCGGCCGCCCGCGCTCCCTTTGGCCGGGCGTCGGCCCGCACCGGCGGCGGACAACCCGGCTCCGGTGCCGGTCCCCGCACCGGCCACCGCCGCGGTTCCCGCCGGCCGGCACGCGCCCCCGGGCCTCGGCCTCGCCGGGGCCCGGCCCGCCAACCGCCCCTGA